From a region of the Daphnia magna isolate NIES linkage group LG1, ASM2063170v1.1, whole genome shotgun sequence genome:
- the LOC123466678 gene encoding protein SAAL1-like isoform X2 codes for MSVSKQNSDESSVEENGEAITEDDERLKGDAIGDTLYSESWILKTLMKLTENHNNFETQESNAVELDESLETDLCLLWDMSADKEVAHCLFQHDILSLAKCVIEESVAPRLTEIGIGILANLSCQQKIGHEILLDSELLTGVVNLMSSEDSQTIIQIVRLLDNLIHYSDNKSCSSLLDDEALWMSVAFILENSLNEELLIGSAKLLENLTRHMKHDEEVPYKNILSGIIEAQKQLQSGNSDIAFDYPLEVRDSFVALVSAFYNFSRHKPMQIEIVNARDRVDSFLSFHFSFLLKSVCDSTEEELASLTASAVQAVTIFFITFSSAPLDCKILELVGHVGSKLEPYVDGENELSKCASDYSEIVGDCFRKQLDLFAIDYFLGLLESLNTKALAFILQAAHRTVPDRLQQLVDAARSRGSFNKVIETYESCVRNAVR; via the exons ATGTCCGTTTCTAAGCAAAACTCTGATGAATCCAGTGTTGAAGAAAATGGTGAAGCAATAACGGAAGATGACGAAAGACTTAAAGGAGATGCGATAGGTGATACGTTGTATTCGGAATCGTGGATCTTGAAAACTTTAATGAAACTTACTGAG AACCATAACAATTTTGAAACTCAAGAGAGCAATGCAGTTGAACTGGATGAATCCTTGGAAACAGACCTGTGTTTGTTGTGGGACATGTCTGCAGATAAAGAAGTTGCACATTGTTTATTTCAGCATGACATTTTATCCTTAGCAAAATGTGTCATTGAAGAAAGTGTAGCCCCAAGATTAACG GAGATTGGAATTGGAATCCTAGCAAACCTATCTTGCCAACAAAAGATAGGCCATGAAATCCTATTGGATAGTGAGTTGCTGACTGGTGTAGTAAACTTGATGTCTAGTGAAGACTCCCAAACAATTATCCAGATTGTTCGGCTCCTAGATAATTTGATTCACTATTCTGACAATAAATCCTGCAGTAGTCTTCTTGATGATGAAGCCTTATGGATGTCTGTTGCCTTCATCCTTGAAAACTCTCTAAATG AAGAGTTGTTAATTGGATCTGCTAAGTTGCTTGAAAACCTGACTAGACATATGAAACATGACGAAGAAGTTCCATATAAAA ACATTCTTAGTGGGATAATAGAAGCTCAAAAGCAACTGCAAAGTGGCAACTCAGATATCGCTTTTGATTATCCACTAGAGGTTCGAGATTCATTTGTCGCCCTGGTTTCGGCGTTTTACAATTTCAGCAGACATAAACCTATGCAAATAGAAATCG TGAACGCGCGAGACCGTGTTGATTCGTTCTTATCGTTTCACTTTTCCTTTCTACTGAAAAGCGTCTGCGATTCCACAGAGGAGGAATTGGCCAGTTTAACTGCAAGTGCCGTGCAAGCGGTCACGATCTTCTTCATCACCTTCAGTTCAGCACCACTTGATTGTAAGATATTGGAGTTGGTGGGCCACGTTGGCAGTAAACTAGAGCCATACGTGGACGGAGAAAACGAGCTCAGCAAATGCGCATCTGATTACAGCGAAATAGTTGGCGATTGTTTCCGTAAACAGCTCGACTTGTTTGCCATTGACTATTTCCTTGGTTTGCTCGAATCGCTCAACACCAAAGCCCTTGCCTTCATTCTACAAGCAGCTCATCGAACAGTACCCGATCGCCTCCAACAACTAGTAGATGCCGCCCGGAGTAGAGGATCATTTAACAAAGTGATTGAAACTTACGAATCATGTGTAAGGAATGCTGTCCGCTAG
- the LOC123466678 gene encoding protein SAAL1-like isoform X1, which yields MSVSKQNSDESSVEENGEAITEDDERLKGDAIGDTLYSESWILKTLMKLTEELPSYSKNHNNFETQESNAVELDESLETDLCLLWDMSADKEVAHCLFQHDILSLAKCVIEESVAPRLTEIGIGILANLSCQQKIGHEILLDSELLTGVVNLMSSEDSQTIIQIVRLLDNLIHYSDNKSCSSLLDDEALWMSVAFILENSLNEELLIGSAKLLENLTRHMKHDEEVPYKNILSGIIEAQKQLQSGNSDIAFDYPLEVRDSFVALVSAFYNFSRHKPMQIEIVNARDRVDSFLSFHFSFLLKSVCDSTEEELASLTASAVQAVTIFFITFSSAPLDCKILELVGHVGSKLEPYVDGENELSKCASDYSEIVGDCFRKQLDLFAIDYFLGLLESLNTKALAFILQAAHRTVPDRLQQLVDAARSRGSFNKVIETYESCVRNAVR from the exons ATGTCCGTTTCTAAGCAAAACTCTGATGAATCCAGTGTTGAAGAAAATGGTGAAGCAATAACGGAAGATGACGAAAGACTTAAAGGAGATGCGATAGGTGATACGTTGTATTCGGAATCGTGGATCTTGAAAACTTTAATGAAACTTACTGAG GAATTGCCTTCATACTCAAAGAACCATAACAATTTTGAAACTCAAGAGAGCAATGCAGTTGAACTGGATGAATCCTTGGAAACAGACCTGTGTTTGTTGTGGGACATGTCTGCAGATAAAGAAGTTGCACATTGTTTATTTCAGCATGACATTTTATCCTTAGCAAAATGTGTCATTGAAGAAAGTGTAGCCCCAAGATTAACG GAGATTGGAATTGGAATCCTAGCAAACCTATCTTGCCAACAAAAGATAGGCCATGAAATCCTATTGGATAGTGAGTTGCTGACTGGTGTAGTAAACTTGATGTCTAGTGAAGACTCCCAAACAATTATCCAGATTGTTCGGCTCCTAGATAATTTGATTCACTATTCTGACAATAAATCCTGCAGTAGTCTTCTTGATGATGAAGCCTTATGGATGTCTGTTGCCTTCATCCTTGAAAACTCTCTAAATG AAGAGTTGTTAATTGGATCTGCTAAGTTGCTTGAAAACCTGACTAGACATATGAAACATGACGAAGAAGTTCCATATAAAA ACATTCTTAGTGGGATAATAGAAGCTCAAAAGCAACTGCAAAGTGGCAACTCAGATATCGCTTTTGATTATCCACTAGAGGTTCGAGATTCATTTGTCGCCCTGGTTTCGGCGTTTTACAATTTCAGCAGACATAAACCTATGCAAATAGAAATCG TGAACGCGCGAGACCGTGTTGATTCGTTCTTATCGTTTCACTTTTCCTTTCTACTGAAAAGCGTCTGCGATTCCACAGAGGAGGAATTGGCCAGTTTAACTGCAAGTGCCGTGCAAGCGGTCACGATCTTCTTCATCACCTTCAGTTCAGCACCACTTGATTGTAAGATATTGGAGTTGGTGGGCCACGTTGGCAGTAAACTAGAGCCATACGTGGACGGAGAAAACGAGCTCAGCAAATGCGCATCTGATTACAGCGAAATAGTTGGCGATTGTTTCCGTAAACAGCTCGACTTGTTTGCCATTGACTATTTCCTTGGTTTGCTCGAATCGCTCAACACCAAAGCCCTTGCCTTCATTCTACAAGCAGCTCATCGAACAGTACCCGATCGCCTCCAACAACTAGTAGATGCCGCCCGGAGTAGAGGATCATTTAACAAAGTGATTGAAACTTACGAATCATGTGTAAGGAATGCTGTCCGCTAG
- the LOC123466757 gene encoding uncharacterized protein LOC123466757 has translation MPTLNKVHHHCLSMFFSPLLSQLTWIGFNNISIFWTANIHVRSVQHCRFDNFGSFAPSGPHATTFSSSSCRCCQRLHLIAIFVDIFAFISVSSSWSSSSSSRRFGRLRLHLCLVVLVVFPFIPVSSFWSSSPSSPSLRLVVFAVFVYAITSSLASPSPFP, from the exons ATGCCAACATTGAATAAGGTTCATCATCATTGCCTTtccatg TTCTTCTCACCGTTACTTAGCCAGCTCACATGGATAGGCTTTAATAAcatctccattttttg GACTGCAAATATTCATGTTCGTTCGGTACAACACTGCCGTTTTGACAATTTCGGTAGTTTCGCCCCCAGTGGACCACACGC AactacattttcttcgtcttcctgcCGTTGTTGTCAACGACTTCACCTCATCGCTATCTTCGTTGAcatcttcgccttcatctctgtctcgtcgtcttggtcGTCTTCATCTTCGTCTCGTCGTTttggtcgtcttcgccttcatctctgtctcgtcgtcttggtcGTCTTCCCCTTCATCCCCGTCTCGTCGTTttggtcgtcttcgccttcatctccgtctctccgtctcgtcgtcttcgctGTCTTTGTTTACGCCATTACCTCGTCGCTGGCTTCTCCTTCGCCTTTCCCGTAG